The segment AAAATATTTGCTAATCCTATATCTTAGCGGGTTTTATATTTTGCTATAttctagggtttagagttgtTATTTAATTTGCTTACGACTAAGAACATAACTcacaagagaagaaaaaaactcacacgagaagaaaaaaaacatgagcagtagTAGTACTCCTGGTGAAAGTTTATACAAAGCCAAGTCGAAAGGTATTGATGCAATCAGCAGCgactctgatgatgatgatctaaCAAGAGTATTAACAGCACAACGCTCTAGGTCATATTCTATGAATCGATATAGGTCGAATTCTGTGAATGGATATAGGTCAAACTCTATTGATCTAAATAGGAGACGTGCTGAGAAAGTCAGAACGGTTTCAActagagaaaagaaagaagagtccAAACCGGAACCAGAAGAAGAGAAAGTTGGTGACATCGTTCGTTTCGGACGAGACAGCTACTTCGTAGTTGACATCTTCGAGAAGGAGATCATGGAGCTGGGAGATAAGGTGGATTTGAACTTCAAGAGATTCAACAAGTTCGAAGCTGTTGATGGATGCACTCCACGGGATCATCACTTCATCCACTACAGGTGTTGTTACTCGTCTTGCTGCTGCGTCTGTGCTCTCAGTAGCGTAGAGAGAGAGTGGGGAAGGCTGAAGAAAGAGTTGGAGAAGAGAGATGGTTCCAGTGGAGTCAGCTTCTTCGTCAGGACTTACAACGAAAGAAAAGAGCTGATGAGAGTTGCTGCAACCGACGAGAGTCACAGCTTGTTCTTCTTTGATGTTAAGTTCCCTACAGAGTATCCATACCAAGCGCCGAGTCTCTTCTACCATCCCTATGGCCTTCCTTTGAGTAACTTTGAAACCCAAAAGCTATTAAAACCCAAACGTAGTTACGACGTATTAGATGTGTTTCTCCACATTGAAGAGACTGTGATGAACAACACCAACAAGTCATGTGATCAGATGCTGGATATGCTGAAGCGTCCTCTCAATGGGTTTGAGGATTTTGTGAGAGGACACTTCAGGAAGAAGGGAGCTTTTATTTTAAAGGACATGATGGAAGAGATGGATTTGGCAAAGGAGAGGGATAGAAACAGCTTTTTCAAAACGTATGTTGCCTTTGAAGACAATAAATGTTACTGTGGGCATCTTCTCAACAAAGATCTTAGAGAAGAGCTGGAGAGGTACAAGGAGAAAGAGTGTTCACTAGGTGATCACTActactcttcttcatcttcttactTCCCAACCATAATTAGCAGGTTTGATGACATTCAGAAGACACCAAGATACAAAAACTTCTTGAACAAGCTCTTCATCTTGTAGTTTCTCTAGTAGTGTTTTCTTTGTGCttcctttttataaaaaaaataataataatatatgagttttttttttaatataaagtcAGAATAGATTTGCAGCAAAAGAAACTCAATGGTTAACTTATACATAAGCTTGCCTCATCAAAATGTTTTTGAGTTTCTATTAAGCTTCATCAAGGGCGATGACACCGGGAAGTACTTTGCCTTCCAAAAGCTCCAAGCTGGCTCCACCACCAGTGGAGATGTGACTCATGACACCTGCAACTCCTACTTTCTCCACTGCAGCCACTGAGTCTCCTCCTCCTATTATAGTCGTCACTCCTTTTTCACTTAGCTCTGCTAGTTTATTCGCAACCGCCTGCAACAAAACCATAACACCCCCCAACTTAACCTACCAACATGTTCATCCACCATATGTTTTTTAATCGTTTTCATACCTCTGTTCCTGCAGCAAACTTCTCCATCTCGAAAACTCCCATTGGTCCATTCCAAATGACTGTCTGTGTTGTGTCCAGAGCTTCGTTGAATGTTTTTATCGACTCTGGACCGATGTCTAATCCCATCCATCCGTCCTCAATGCCTGATGCAGACACAACCTACACACATTCACATTACATACTTTCACTTAGAAACAAATCTCtaccaatttttttaacaactctGATTCTCTCATCTCTAGTATAGAATCCATTCAGTTTTCTTCTATCAACCATTAACTAAGAATTTAGAAAGACATTTTTTAAAGCAATGGCGAGATGAGACAGACCTTGCTGTTGGCATCAGCAGCGAACTTGTCAGCAACCACAACATCGGTTGGCAACAAAAGAGAGACGCCTTTGGCTTTAGCTTTGGCGAGGAGAGATGTAGCCAGTTCGAGTTTGTCTTCTTCGACAAGTGACGAGCCAACAGAGAGACCCTGCGCCTTGTAGAATGTAAAGATCATTCCACCACCAAGAAGAAGGATGTCACACTTCTCAAGAAGCGATTCAATAACTCCAATCTTGGACGACACCTTGGAACCACCCACTATGGCTGCAAACGGTCTCTTTGGGTTCGAAACCGCTCCCACAAGGTAATCAAGCTCCTGTAAAAAAAAACGTAGagagtaaacaaaaaaaaaacaattctctAAAAAGCATAATGTAATTAACCTTTTGGAGAAGGAAGCCAGCAACAGAAGGCTTCAAGAACTTAGTGACTCCTTCAGTGGAAGCATGAGCTCTGTGAGCAGTTCCGAAAGCATCATTGACATAGAGATCAGCTAACGAAGCAAGCTTCTTGGCGAACTCTGGATCGttcttctcttcctccttgtAAAACCTAACGTTCTCAAGAAGCAAAACTCCACCTTCAGGGAGAGAACCCACCAAGCTTTCAACTTCAGGACCAATACAGTCGTCAGCTTTCTTGACCTGCAAACAACAACTTCAACCCTCAAAAGAGCTATTTCAAGAAATTGACTTTCCACAGAGAAAGATGATGACTTTTACCTCAATACCAAGAAGCTCAGACAGCCTAGGGACAAGAGGAGCTAAACTGAACTTCGGTGTCACTCCCTTTGGCCTTCCCTACAAGTTCAAAACGCATCAAAATGTCTAGCTTTACATTCTACAAGGCGCAATGGAGGAGTTTCAAGTTGTACCAGATGAGTGGAGAGGATGACTTTAGCGCCATTGTCGATCAAGTACTTGATCGTCGGAATGGCGGCACGGATCCTCGTATCGTCGGTGATCGTCTGACTGTCGTCAAGAGGTACATTCAGATCAGCTCTGACAAAGACCTTCTTCCCTTTCAAATCAGCGGAGGTCAAGTCTCCGACGCTCTTCTTCTTCGCCGCCATGGAGACGACTCCTCTGGTGCCTCTGCCGCCGCGGAAAGAGTGGACCTTTGAGGAGACTTGGACGGTGAAGCGGGAGTCGAGGACGGCGGAGAAGCCGAGAGGACGAGTGGAGATGGATTTGGATTTGGAGGAGACGGGCAGAAGGGTGGCGCGTGCTCGAGTTGCGGCGGATGAAGCGACGGCGGCTCCGGTTGACTTGAGGAGTGAAAGGGATGGACttgcggcggcggcggcggatgACATGTTGAGTTAGAGAGAGAAGGATCAcgagagatgatgatgaagagacAAGGAGAGAGTGTGACTCACAATCTTCTGTAGGTGAttagaatattatatatgtttttcttttttttcttatcgtTGATGTGAGGTTCAGACAAAGCCTTCTGACTTCTGAGCTTTGAGAATCTCCATCACAATTCACAACCATTCTTAttgtataatagtatttttcttATTACTGTACCAAAGAATATGCTTCCTCCACATAATCTCTTAATACCATACTGTTTGTCTACGATGTAATACAAATATACAATCACTAACCAAACAAGGCAGTGTCAAATGTGACTTTATTTGAGATGGGAAACACAAATGCTTCTCAAGTTCACTGGTGTCTCATATCATACAGTACTGTCTTCAACAAACAGAATGTTCAATACCATTTCTTGCCTGTCCCCAACATAATACATTAACACAACAACACACTAGTTTAGAGTTTACTGGTCGGCTTGGCCCTGGATCTCTTCTCCACAACACGAGAGAGTTCCTTGACAGCATCTTTGGGTAAATGACGAGGTTTGCTAAGCCACTGTCCATTATCTACCATCATTGTCAGTCCATTCACATACTTCCCTGTTTAACCAAATCAGCCATATGTTTTCATCATCTAaccatttatatataatactgtttcaaaagttaaaaaaaaaaactcagcaTACCGGAATCACAGCTGAGGTAAATTGCAGCCATGGCGACATCCCACTTCTCACCGAGTTTATAGAGAGGTATATAATCTCCAGCTTTGTTCTCAATCTCGTCAGGTCCAAGTTTACTCATCCCAGGTGTATCTCCGATGGGGCCTGGCGCAATCCCGTTCACTCTAATCTCGTAGTCAGTTCCCCACTCCAATGCCAAGTTCCTTGTCGTAGCATCAACTGCAGCCTAGTTCGAAGTTTCAAAAAGACTGTTACTTTCCATTGCTACTTAGTTCATAATCTCTGACTTGATGCTGAAAACTCAGTCATTTACCTTGGCTGCAGAGACATGGACTTGGTACCAAGAAGCAGTGTAATGCAGAGTAGCACTAATGTTGAGAATCGAACCGCCGCCGCCGCTTGACGAGTCTCTCCCGGGCCCTCCTTTCTTGAGATACTTGAGTGCTTCACGGCACATGTTGAATGTTCCTACAGCGTCAATGTCCAAAACTAGACAAGagcaacaaacaaacaaaaaaaaagatgttaaCTTTAGTCCATAGACAAAGACTCAAAGTGAACAAAGGATGGATGATGAATTGATGATTCACCTGTTCGGAAGCCATTGGTGGACAAATCCTCAGCAGCTGCGAGGAAGTTTCCAGCGGCGGCGTTGACGAgaatatcaaccttaccgaaatgGTTAAAAGTTGACTCGACGACTCTTCTCGCATCCTCTGGCTTACGAACATCTCCTTCGAATCCAACAGCCTTTGGTTCGAGACACAtgcacagagagagagagagtgattaACTCAACAAGCAAtcgaaaaaaagaaacaaactttaTTATTCATCGAGAAGAAGTAGAGTTACCGGAATCCCTAGAGATCGGAGATTAGAGACGGCGTCGTCGAGGACTTGTTTACGGCGACCCATGATGGCGATGGAAGCTCCATGTTTGCCGAACTGAGAGGAGATCTCGAAGCCGATGCCGGATCCGCCGCCGGTGATGAGAGCTACCTTGCCTTTGAGTACATCAGGCTTGAACGGAGAGTCCATGGTCACGATTCAAGAGTCAAGACACGCAATAgcgaagacgaagaaaatgaTGAGGCAAAATGACACTTCGTGTTTCGTTTCTCTTCTATTTACTTCCCATCACCTGTCACAGTCATAGTCATGGTCACATTTATTTTGAACCAAAGAACTGAACCGTACCAAACTGAGACAACAAAAATCAAACCGGATTTCATAAATATCCATTCCTGGCCGGACAGATCCTATgtttctaaaatagaaaaaccaAAATTAGTACTTAACCAAAAATCGAATAAAtatctgaatttaaaaaaatacatattattatatagtaATAGTATATATACCTACAAGTTTCAATTATATTTAGTATCTAAATAATCAATCTTCTAAAATTACTATTTGTAAACCGAATTACctaaaatccttataaatatttttatatatcttaatcattcaatatataacttaaaattttgaattaattaacGTTTTAGACATGTTAATTACCTAAAATTTCGAAACCAAATTGCATTTAAAACTTTTCAGATATGGCCTCGATTGGTACAGCAGATGAAGAAGCAGTATGCTGAAGAAGCTGTATGCTTtcactaaaatttttaataaagtgattggtagagcagtagcattatataattttaaaattatcataaaagttagtatataatatatttattttaaaataatatatattaattataatatatattaataatatatttgttattaaaataatgaatcttatttaattttataaattaaattaatttttaaatgtgaaatagtgttatttaaaaaataaaaaaaactatttaaaaataaaatttatttttggaaaaaaataattttgataatattaaataaaataaataaattttaaaaattaatttatataaaaaatatcattatttatttattggttgagaaataaatgatccatgtataatattatcataaaaaataatctatgacatataatttatttatttataaatataaatgtgtttattttataatatttaaatatatattattttatgtattttattaaaaataatgaatgatatgtgtaattatataaattttattgtattttaaatgtgaaatattgttattttaaaaaaataaaataattaatcacaaattttagtttttttaaatataaatttattgtcgacaaaaaaaaaaaaaacatattttttatattattaaacacacataatttaattacatataattatttttgaatatatataaattcaaaatgcaaatgctctttCAAAAGattcatatgagagcattgagcaaagagcatttggagagcatAAGCATCttgtaaatgcttttctaaatgcttttgtgatcaatgttgattggataataaggagcataatgctaatgctaatgctctgCCAATCAAACCCATAgttagttttcaatttttttacataaatcaaatttaaaatttaaaataactgaacgatttctaaatctttaaaattgaaaaaaaaagaaattagtatACCCGAAATGAAACTAGACGGTCCCGGGTTTGATTTAATAGCTActtatttttagaaaaagaaagaatataaTCTTTCCAGTAATAACGATTTTCTACTAATAACAGCAATGATACTGCCAGAGTGTACTACTATAATGTATatcatcatatataatataatcaaCTAAATTCGCTAAGTATTATCATCACATTCACATCATATGGTAAAAaaatcctaaatattttacaagcaattaattattaaaataataattttaaggAAAAAGAGGGTTACGAGGACCCAACAACCCTTCCTTCATCTATCCGCGCCGCGCgttctctctcctcttctcctctccaTTTTTAGACCTTTTCGTAAAAAaatcttctattttcttttcCGTTGTCGATCTCTCAAATCACATCACCGTAACGAAGTGAAGAGATTTGAttcacagaaaaagaaaaaaaagtcgTTCCCTTTCTATCCATCCgagaaactctctctctttttaacCTAGATTAGTCGGTAACATCAGCTGTAAAATTCCAAGATTCTGCAAccgcttcttttttttttactgtgaTGATTACAGTGACGCGACCTATTAGTCACGGATTCGTCGCGTGGAGTTTATCGCCGCTGATGTAGAAACCCTAGTTTCGTCACTAGTCGTCTTCTTTGGGTGGTTAGTAAATGGGGTCGAGAGGTGGGAAGTCGATACCTGATTCAGCAATGTCGTCCAAAGGCTCCAAATCTAGACCTGATAGCGACTCCAAACCTAAGCGACACAAGGTTAGCTTAGATTCCTACTTTTTTGAGCTTATCGCGATCTCCAAGGAAACGCAATTTACCTCTTAATTGGTTTTGTTTTCCAGACGCTGGAAGCTCCTAAAGAGCCGCGTCGACCTAAAACTCACTGGGACCATGTTATAGAGGAGATGATTTGGCTGTCAAAGGTAACAGATTTGTGGCTTGTTTTGATCATTCTGCAAGAATTGGTAtgcatgtttgtttgtttgctaAATGGGTGAAccttttgtttaggattttgagTCGGAGAGGAAATGGAAGCTGGCGCAGGCGAAGAAAGTTGCTTTGAGGGCCAGCAAAGGAATGTTAGATCAGGCTTCTAGGGAAGAAAGGAAGCTAAAGgtcctctctttttttgtttcctctGTTTACTCTACTTGCACACTCTAGCATTAGTTTTAAAAGTGAGAGTATTGCTTCTTACAGGAAGAAGAACAGAGACTAAGGAAAGTAGCCCTTAATATCTCTAAAGACGTTAAGAAGTTTTGGATCAAAGTTGAGAAGCTGGTAATTCTTTcgttttctctctctccctgCCCTTTTATATTTAAGGTTTGGCGTAACTTTTGAGCGTCGGAACTTGTTCTTCTATCTTAAAGGTGCTGTACAAGCATCAGCTAGTACGCaatgagaaaaagaagaaggctATGGACAAGCAACTTGAGTTTCTGTTAGGCCAGACCGAGAGGTTACTATGCAACTTTTCtttcacagtttttttttttgtgattctgGAATATATTGAGTAAAGACTGAGTTTTGTCTGTTGGTTTATGTTAGGTACTCAACTATGTTGGCAGAAAATTTGGTGGAGCCTTATAAACACGGTCAGAACAACTCTCCGAAACCTATTCTGGCTATTGAATCAAAAAGTGATGAGGAAAGGGCAGAAGAGACACCTTCGGAGTTGAATGCTTGTGAGCACCACATTACTCATCTCCGCATATGTTTACTGCAAGCAATTGAGCTGTATCCTAATAAATCTCCTGACATTGTAGCTGCAGGTCTTGAATCAGGAACTCTAGATGTCGATGAGGATTATGATCTCAATTCCGAGGATGCGTCTGTGAGTTTCAGTTTATAATTCaagaaaactatatattacCACTTATTGGCAGTTAACGTGTGTCACAGTTTGAATCGACCTGCATCTTATAAAAAAGATggattataatttgtttttgctCTATTTGTAAGAGATATGACACAAGTTAACAAATGAAATCGTTTTGTCTCGTCATGACACCACCCTGTTGAGAATTAAATGATTACGGTTTATTTATTAGTTCTGCATCCCTGATCATTTGAAGAGTAATAAGTTTCATAGCTAATTTCGAACGCATAATTACACTtaggaagatgatgaagataCTATTGAGGAGGATGAAAAGCACTTCACCAAACAGGAAAGGCAGGAAGAGTTGGAAGCTTTGCAAAATGAAGTGGATCTACCAGTTGAGGAGCTACTCAGACGTTATACTGCTGGTAGAGGTAGGTATAGCTGTACACTCGCTATTCATTGGTTTTTTCTCCCCCATTTTGTCATATTTTACTATGATTACACCAAGCGGTATCCTCAATGAGTTTTAACTGTTTGAATTGCATCCTCAGTCAGCGGAGAAACCAGCCTAGAAAAGGATGAAAATGAAGCTAATCTGGCATCAGTAGGTGAAGATCATATCGAGGGTGAGCGGTATTAAGTTCTTATAATGTATTTGAAGTAATGAAACTGCTCTTTGACTTCCTTCCCATTTGACATGTGCAGATGACAAAAACAATCTTACAGCTTCTGAAGAAACTGAAGCGAGCCCAAGTGTTCGTCGTTCTGTAAGTTGTATGTCTTTTTAAAAATCCCATTATCTGATTTGCAATAAAAATTCTGGCTCAAATGTAATATTTATCCTTTATTTGTAGAATGATAGCTTTGATCATTTAGCAGTATCCGAGACCCATTCACATGACCACAAGCCAGGCCCAAAAACTACCTCTGTGGAGTCTGGAAAGGAAGATCAGACCTATGATTTCAACGATGAACAGGTAACTGGAATCTGATTTCCTTTGTTATCCTTCGTCAGAAGACCTTACCCATATTTTTTTCTCATGAGTCTCTGATTCTGACTGCATAAATGCTAAACTTTCTGTTTCTCCTGAACATGTGCAGGAGGATGTTGACTTTGTTGCTGCCACTGGTGAGGAAAAGGTCAgtcttttaactttattttcttAGCCTTGGCCCTTGGGCTCTTGTCGAAGGTTTTTGTTGAACGAACATATGggttcaaaacttcaaattgtATATTTTCTCTTTTGGTGCAGGATGATGAGACGACACTGTCCGTTGAAGAGGAACTGGCAAAAACAGATAATGTGGACCCCGTGGACGAGGTAACAAACATATATTGATTATTCTGTTTTCTTGTAATATGAAAACGTTGTTAGCTGGAGAGTTTACAGACTGAAACTTGTCTTTGTACTACAGATTGCCCTGCTGCAGAAGGAGAGTGAAATGTCTATTGAAGAATTGCTTGCAAGGTATAAGGAGGTATGCTTTTAAGTCTCCTGTGTGCTTCTGTTCAGCTGCTTTGTTCGTATTTTTCTGTAACTCAATTTCCCTGTTATAGGATTTCGGTGGCAAGGATTTATCTGAAGATGACTCTGGATATTCATGTGCACTATCTGAAGACACTGCAGTAGAGTCTCACAATATCAGGCAGCAAGCTGATTCAGATGACGAAAATGTTAAATCAGCCGAATGTAAGCTAGCTTTACAGCCTTGCTCAGAAAAAGACGAAGGCACATCCAATGGAATAAAAGAAGATAATGGTAAAGATAGTAGTGACAAAATTGCtgatgcagcagcagcagcaagaTCTGCACAGCCAACTGGATTTACATACTCTACAACAAAAGTTAGAACGAAGTTGCCCTTTCTTCTCAAGCATTCTTTGCGTGAGTACCAACACATTGGCTTAGACTGGCTTGTCACGATGTATGAGAAAAGGTTAAATGGGATTTTAGCTGATGAAATGGGTCTTGGAAAGACAATCATGACCATCGCTCTTCTCGCGCATCTTGCTTGTGATAAGGGGATATGGGGTCCCCATCTGATTGTGGTTCCAACAAGTGTGATGCTTAATTGGGAAACTGAATTTCTTAAATGGTGTCCTGCATTTAAAATTCTCACTTATTTTGGGAGTGCAAAGGAGCGGAAACTCAAGAGACAAGGATGGATGAAGCTGAACTCCTTCCATGTATGCATTACAACCTATAGGCTAGTTATCCAGGACAGTAAGATGTTCAAGCGCAAGAAGTGGAAGTACTTGATTCTTGACGAAGCCCATTTAATTAAGAACTGGAAGTCTCAGAGATGGCAGACTCTGTTAAACTTCAATTCTAAACGAAGAATTTTGTTGACTGGTACGCCGCTGCAGAATGATCTTATGGAACTGTGGTCGCTGATGCATTTTCTGATGCCACATGTCTTTCAGTCCCACCAGGAATTCAAAGATTGGTTCTGTAACCCGATAGCAGGGATGGTGGAGGGCCAAGATAAAATCAACAGAGAAGTTATTGATCGCTTGCATAATGTCCTCCGTCCTTTCCTTCTACGGCGCCTAAAAAGAGATGTAGAGAAACAACTTCCTCAGAAGCATGAGCATGTTATTTTCTGCAGATTGTCTAAGAGGCAGCGCAACTTGTATGAGGACTTCATAGCAAGCACAGAAACACAGACTACACTTAACAGCGGAAGCTTTTTTGGGATGATAAGTGTCATAATGCAACTGCGGAAAGTTTGTAACCATCCTGATCTCTTTGAAGGTCGGCCTATTGTAAGTTCTTTTGATATGCCGGGAATTGATGTGCAGTTAAGTTCAAGAATCTGCTCTCTGCTTTTGAAAAGTCCATTTTCCAGAGTCGATCTTGAGGCTATGGGATTCTTATTCACCCATCATGATTTTACTATGACTGCGTGGGAAGGAGATGAGATCAAAGCTATTTCAACGCCCTCAGATTTGATCAAGCAGCGCGTGGACTTGAAGGATAATCCAGAAGAAATTCCTCTGAGTTTAGTAAACCGCAAAAATCTGCAAGGGacaaatatttttgaagaaaTCCGGAAGGCGGTCTTTGAGGAAAGGGTTAAAGAATCGGAGGATCGGGCAGCAGCCATTGCATGGTGGAATTCTTTGAGATGTCAGAGAAAGCCTACTTACTCTACATCTTTGAGAAGTCTTTTAACCATTAGGGGTCCTCTTGATGATATACACCACCTTAAAGCTAATCGTACATCTTACATGTATTCCTCAATGCTCGCTGACATAGTTCTTTCACCGATCGAGCGTTTTCAGAAGGTAATTGAGCTAGTCGAAGCTTTCACGTTTGCGATTCCAGCTGCACGAGTGTCTTCACCTGCTTGCTGGTGCAGCAAAAGTGACTCTCCAATTTTTCTTAGTCCATCGTACAGGGAGAAAGTTACAGATCTTGTATCACCTCTTCTGTCTCCGATTAGACCCGCAATCGTTAGGAGACAAGTATATTTTCCAGATAGGCGGCTGATACAGTTTGACTGTGGTAAGCTGCAGGAGCTTGCTATGTTActgagaaaattaaaatttgggGGTCACAGAGCATTGATATTCACGCAAATGACAAAGATGCTTGACGTCTTGGAGGCTTTCATCAATTTATACGGTTATACCTACATGCGTCTTGACGGTTCTACTCCACCAGAAGAGAGGCAGACATTAATGCAGCGGTTTAACACAAATCCcaagatttttctttttatcttgtCAACCCGAAGTGGGGGTGTTGGCATAAACCTTGTTGGTGCAGACACGGTTATCTTCTATGACAGTGACTGGAATCCCGCAATGGATCAACAAGCTCAAGATCGCTGCCACAGGATTGGTCAGACACGGGAAGTGCATATTTATCGGTTGATAAGTGAGAGCACCATTGAAGAGAATATCTTGAAGAAAGCAAACCAGAAGCGTGCGCTTGATAACCTAGTGATTCAGAATGGTGAATATAACACCGAGTTTTTCAAGAAGCTCGACCCAATGGAATTGTTCTCTGGGCATAAGACTCTGGCCAGGAAGGATGAAGAGGAAAAGATCAAGAATTGTGAGTCGGAGCTCCCTCTGTCAAATGCTGATGTCGAGGCTGCTTTAAAACATGCAGAAGATGAAGCAGATTATATGGCTCTCAAaagagtagaagaagaagaagctgtgGACAATCAAGAGTTTACAGAAGAACCTGTAGAGAGACCAGAAGACGATGAGCTAGTTAATGAGGATGATATAAAGTCTGATGAGCCTGCTGATCAAGGTGTAGCTACAGCAGAGTCGACTAAAGAAGAAATTTCATTGTTACCTGCTGATAACACGGATGAGAGAGCTGACATGATTACTTTAAGCCAAGAAGAAGACAATGATGTACCAGATGATGTCAAGCAAATGGCTGCAGCAGCCGCCGCTTCTGGACAAGCTATCTCATCCTTTGAGAACCAGCTGCGTCCTATTGATAGATATGCGATTAGATTTTTAGAGGTTTGGGACCCCGTCATTGTTGAGGCTGCGATTGAAAATGAAGCGGGATTTGAAGAGAAAGAATGGGAACTTGACCACATTGAGAAGTACAAGGAGGAAATGGAAGCTGAAATTGATGATGGTGAAGAGCCTCTTGTTTATGAGAGTaagtctttatttttttttgcttattctATGCAATCACTTAACTCTTATGATGTTAATTCATAGGCTGATTTTTATCTCTCATGTGATGTTGTGCTATTTTCAGAATGGGATGCTGATTTTGCAACCGAGGCATACAGACAGCAAGTTGAAGTTTTAGCTCAGCACCAGGTTAGATTAACTAATGCATCTGCAATGGCCTTCTGCATTTCCGATTGGTCACGTTTCTACTTATTATTGTAGTTGATGGAAGATCTAGAAAATGAAGCTAGAGAGAGGGAAGCTGCAGAGGAGGCTGAAAGGCGTTTGGCACTGTAAGACACTTTTGAACCAACACAGTTTAATGTCAATATGATTATCTAGGACAATATTGTTGAAAATTATGACAGCAATGATA is part of the Raphanus sativus cultivar WK10039 chromosome 5, ASM80110v3, whole genome shotgun sequence genome and harbors:
- the LOC108861592 gene encoding protein PHOTOPERIOD-INDEPENDENT EARLY FLOWERING 1 isoform X3 produces the protein MGSRGGKSIPDSAMSSKGSKSRPDSDSKPKRHKTLEAPKEPRRPKTHWDHVIEEMIWLSKDFESERKWKLAQAKKVALRASKGMLDQASREERKLKEEEQRLRKVALNISKDVKKFWIKVEKLVLYKHQLVRNEKKKKAMDKQLEFLLGQTERYSTMLAENLVEPYKHGQNNSPKPILAIESKSDEERAEETPSELNASAGLESGTLDVDEDYDLNSEDASEDDEDTIEEDEKHFTKQERQEELEALQNEVDLPVEELLRRYTAGRVSGETSLEKDENEANLASVGEDHIEDDKNNLTASEETEASPSVRRSVSLSETHSHDHKPGPKTTSVESGKEDQTYDFNDEQEDVDFVAATGEEKDDETTLSVEEELAKTDNVDPVDEIALLQKESEMSIEELLARYKEDFGGKDLSEDDSGYSCALSEDTAVESHNIRQQADSDDENVKSAECKLALQPCSEKDEGTSNGIKEDNGKDSSDKIADAAAAARSAQPTGFTYSTTKVRTKLPFLLKHSLREYQHIGLDWLVTMYEKRLNGILADEMGLGKTIMTIALLAHLACDKGIWGPHLIVVPTSVMLNWETEFLKWCPAFKILTYFGSAKERKLKRQGWMKLNSFHVCITTYRLVIQDSKMFKRKKWKYLILDEAHLIKNWKSQRWQTLLNFNSKRRILLTGTPLQNDLMELWSLMHFLMPHVFQSHQEFKDWFCNPIAGMVEGQDKINREVIDRLHNVLRPFLLRRLKRDVEKQLPQKHEHVIFCRLSKRQRNLYEDFIASTETQTTLNSGSFFGMISVIMQLRKVCNHPDLFEGRPIVSSFDMPGIDVQLSSRICSLLLKSPFSRVDLEAMGFLFTHHDFTMTAWEGDEIKAISTPSDLIKQRVDLKDNPEEIPLSLVNRKNLQGTNIFEEIRKAVFEERVKESEDRAAAIAWWNSLRCQRKPTYSTSLRSLLTIRGPLDDIHHLKANRTSYMYSSMLADIVLSPIERFQKVIELVEAFTFAIPAARVSSPACWCSKSDSPIFLSPSYREKVTDLVSPLLSPIRPAIVRRQVYFPDRRLIQFDCGKLQELAMLLRKLKFGGHRALIFTQMTKMLDVLEAFINLYGYTYMRLDGSTPPEERQTLMQRFNTNPKIFLFILSTRSGGVGINLVGADTVIFYDSDWNPAMDQQAQDRCHRIGQTREVHIYRLISESTIEENILKKANQKRALDNLVIQNGEYNTEFFKKLDPMELFSGHKTLARKDEEEKIKNCESELPLSNADVEAALKHAEDEADYMALKRVEEEEAVDNQEFTEEPVERPEDDELVNEDDIKSDEPADQGVATAESTKEEISLLPADNTDERADMITLSQEEDNDVPDDVKQMAAAAAASGQAISSFENQLRPIDRYAIRFLEVWDPVIVEAAIENEAGFEEKEWELDHIEKYKEEMEAEIDDGEEPLVYEKWDADFATEAYRQQVEVLAQHQLMEDLENEAREREAAEEAERRLALNESAPVLKPKKKKKVKKAKYKSLKKGSLGSESKQVKPVVKVEDSTDDEDEECGYVSSSDSDMVSPRLQKRIKGKKRELVFDTDEEKNSKKKAKKQKKSLSHSDIKCKSPHEELLPSKPSDSMAVDNELKPANRGKTLGKKFITSMPIKRVLMIKPEKLKKGNLWSRDCVPSPDSWLPQEDAVLCAMVHEYGSNWSLVSETLYGMTAGGAYRGRHRHPAYCCERYRELMQRHILSASDSVVNEKNLNAGSGKALLKVTEENMRALLNVAAEQPDTEMLLQKHFTCLLSSIWRTSTRSTNNQMRSLNNPIFNRQVMGSANHTQELGSKPFQGMKITSLSSKLVESALQNSSTSQPPDTVSRSRLQEDQPVHKVGLDLTLEFPRGNDDSTTHFPPIIKLTIDGSDSFNYVNDPPSGDKLKASRVAAEDRYRNAANACIEDTFGWASNTFPAYDPKSRSGVKAPSLGKHKLSASDTPKSSKSKQRKLSAAEQSEVAWVRPNDPNLKFDFTPADREEEEEEKEVSEEIEMIGCSHWYDPLLTSGLDDCSLESEPSGIE